The Candidatus Neomarinimicrobiota bacterium genome segment CGAGGGTGGCTTGTGAAACTTTGACTACTACCGGTCTGGTCCTTGTGGCCGGAGAAATCAGTACGAATTGCTATTCTGACATACCGAAGGTTATCCGTAAGACGCTTGAGGATATCGGCTATACGAACCCGGAATATGGATTGGATTATCAGGATTGTTCTGTCCTGACCTCCATCCATGAACAGAGTGAAAATATCGCTGTTGGCGTTGACGAATCAGATGAACATGAACAGGGAGCCGGCGATCAGGGTCTCATGTTCGGCTATGCCTGTAATGAGACAGATGTACTCATGCCTCTTCCAATTCATCTGGCGCATAGGGTGGCCAGAAGGCTGGCGGATGTTCGTAAGGATGGAACCCTCCCTTGGGTCAGGCCCGATGGGAAATCTCAGGTTTCTGTCCGCTACGAGGATTCCAGACCTGTAGGTGTTGAGAAAATTGTGGTCGCCATTCAGCATGATCCTGATGTGAGTAATGATGTTATACACAGCGCAATTCGAGAAAAAGTGATCAAACCTGTCTGTGGAGACTGGTATCAGGATGATACGGACTGCTTCATCAATTCAACAGGTATTTTTGAAAAAGGTGGGCCGGAAGCAGACACTGGTGTTACAGGAAGAAAGATCATCGTTGACACTTATGGCGGCTACGGCCGGCATGGTGGCGGTGCTTTTTCGGGCAAAGATCCATCCAAAGTAGATCGATCGGCTTCTTACATGGCGCGCTACATCGCGAAGAATATTGTTGCGGCTGAGCTGGCTGAAAGGTGCGAGATTCAATTGGCGTACACTATCGGGCGCGCTGAACCTGTCTCAGTTTATGTCGATTCCTTCGGGACAGGCAAATTGTCAGATGACAAGCTGGAGAAAATCGTGAATGATAACTTTCCATTGACTCCAAAGGAGATTATCAGCTATCTTGATCTCAAGCAGCCGATCTACAAAGCGACGGCGGCTTACGGACATTTCGGACGGGAAGAGAAGTCATTCACGTGGGAAAAAACTGACAAGGCTGAAGAATTAAGGCAATATATGAACGGAGGGAACTGACAGGTGACGGATCATCACATTAAGGAGATAGAACTGGCAGCGGAAGGGAAACGTTTGATTCTGTGGGCGGACAGGGATATGCCGGTCCTTACATCCATCAGGGAAAGGTTCAACGATGAACAACCGCTGAAGGGCATCCGTCTCTCAGCTTGCCTTCACATTACAGCTGAAACAGCGAACCTTGCCAGAACACTTCAAGCCGGCGGTGCAGAGGTTGTCCTTTGCGCGTCTAATCCACTCTCCACCCAGGATGAGGTTGCCGCTTCACTGGTCAAGGATTTTGGAGTTAGCACCTACGCCATCAACGGAGAGAACAATGATATCTATTACGATCATATTCGAGCGGCCCTTGACCACAAACCTCATATTACCCTGGATGACGGTGCTGATCTCGTCAGTATGTTGCACTCAGACTATCAGGATGAAGTGTCTAACGTAAAATGCAGCATGGAAGAAACCACTACCGGCGTGATCCGACTAAGAGCTATGGAGAAGTCCGGTGCCCTCAAGATACCTGTCGTCGCGGTTAATGATGCGGATTCGAAACATCTATTTGATAATAGATACGGCACCGGTCAGTCTACAGTAGAAGGGATTGTCCGCGCGACGGGCGTGCTTCTGGCAGGAAAGACATTCGTGGTGGGTGGTTATGGTATGTGCGGTCGTGGACTTGCCTCGAGGGCGAGAGGCATGGGCGCACACGTGATTGTTACAGAAGTCGATCCGCTACGGGGGCTGGAGGCGGCGATGGACGGATACACAGTTATGCGTATGTTACAAGCAGCAGCCATTGGTGATATCTTCTGTACCGTCACCGGTAATACCACAGTACTTGATGTCAGCCACTTTGAGAAGATGAAGGACGGGACGGTTGTTGCAAACTCAGGACATTTCAACGTCGAAATCGATATTGATGCGCTTGAAATGCTGGCAAGTGAAGTAAAGAAAGATGTCAAAGAATTCGTTGATGAATATGTGATGGCCGATGGCAGAAGGATATATCTTTTGGGAGAGGGCAGGCTGATCAACCTTGTGGCTGCTGAGGGGCATCCGGCTTCGGTGATGGATATGAGTTTTTCTGTGCAGGCGTTAATGGCGGAATACACTGTCCGAAATGATCTTCCGGTGTCAGTTCACGCTGTGCCGCGAGAAATTGATGAATTGGTTGCAGGTTTGAAACTCAAGGCGATGGGTATCAAGATCGATGCCCTCTCCAACGAACAAAAAGAATACCTCGATTCTTGGGAAAGCGGGACGTAAGTCCCAACCATCTCGCCTATGAAGCGAGTAGTCTCTATATTCTTGATCGTACTGTCTTGGTTCCATCTAGGCTGCGATTTCCAGAATCCGGCGGATTTCAAAATGCCGACCTGGAACTGGAATCTTACCCTCCCGCTCATCCAAAACAAGTACCCCCTCGCCGATATCGTGAACGACTCGACAATTCAGACAGCCGGTGATTCACTTTTCATCCAGTTCAATGGCGATTTGCCGAAGGATTCGGTCAACGAAGACTTTCTTAAGATTCCTCTAAATCTCACGCAGGAGGCTTCTACTGAAATAACGCCGCCGAATATTTCCGAAGTATTCTCAGGTGTTACCGTCTCAATGACACTTCCCATACCCGTAGGAGAATTTCTGAATGGTAATGTTGTTAACATTGCAGATTCTCCCAATATGGTATCTATTCCGTCGTCTTCAGAACAGCAGATTATGGGTGCGTCGTGGAATTTTGTGGCGAGCACTATCGAATCCGCACTGGGTGATACTACAATTGAGATTAACCTGTTTAGTTTCGATGATGTTTTCGGCCAGATCGAGATCATCGAATCGATACAAGGTGTTCTGGTGGGAGGCGCCGCTGAAGACAACAGGTTCAGCTCCAGTTTTGAGAACACCGATTTTCCTGCAACAATTCCCATTGACAGCAGTTGGTCAATAGTCATCAGTGGAACCGATACACTTGCATCCCATAAAAATCCTGACATCTCCTCTGGCGAGACAGATGCGGATACTACTTCTCTGGTGCAAAAGATGCTGGGGGAGTTGCTTGAAATCAAGACTGGATTCAAGCTCACAAGGGTTGCGGATACCGATACAGTGACCATTCCGGCAAACACCAGCCTGGATATGTCTGTGACGATGAGCATGACAATCACCGATATTAAAGAAGCAGTTGTCGTTTTTAAGGAAACTTCTCTCGTCCCGCCACTCGATCCCATCGCCTTTAGCAGCTCCAGCACCAGTTCCGAAGATTGCCAGGTCAGGGGGATATACAGCGGTGTGTTCGATAGCCCTACTTCTTCTTCGGTTAACTCTATTGGTTATGTTGACGTTAAGAATACGTTTCCTTTTAATATCAATTTCAGCATGAAGCTTAAGAACTTCATTAGCACCACCAACGACACACTCCAGTTCAGTGAAATACTTTCTTCAGATGGTACTTCCGTGTCTGATAACCAGAAGCTTGACGGGTGGACATTCAAGAATCCTACCGATCCCACTAAACCCGTGGAGGAGATAGACGTTCAGATTAGCGCGAATTCCGTGGCAGGTACCGATACGATCAGGATAGACGGTACGGAAGAAGAGTGGGGTTTTGACTTTGCCATGAATGTTCTTCCACTCTATTTTTCGACATTGGAGGCGGACTTAGACTGTCCCTTTCCCACACAAGAACAGGAAATCGCTGGTGTGCCTCAGGGCTTCACCGGCATGTCGTTCGACGAGGTGATACTTCAGTTCACGATGTTCAACGAGATTCGTCTTCCGATTACACTCGATCTGGACATGGTCGGCATCTCAAGCATGGGGGACTCTGTAAATGTGGCGGTCAGTTCCAAGCTTGCCAATCCTGTCTCCGTTACTGACACAGCCAAGACGATCATTCAGTTGAGTAGTGTCGGTACTAAGGTTGAGCTTTACGACAGTGTGAGTGATACTCTTCCAGACAGCAGTTATACCTCGTTAGCTGGCATTGAAGATAACACGATTGTTGATCTTCTAGCGCTCAACCCGTCGGATTTTATTGTTAATGCCACGGCGGGCATCGACGGCCGGGGCGCCATCGATGTGAACAAGGCTATCTGGGGTAACTATGAATTGATTGCTCCCTTCAAAGTCAGGATAGAACCCATAACCTTCATTCCACAGAAAGCGACAGACTTTGCGGAGATTTCGCACGCAACCAGAAGTATGCTCAGGTCGTCTCTGAAGGCGACAACACTAGTCACACATGTGAAGAACGGTCTGCCGACAGGCGGGGTGATATCGATACTTTTTTCCAACCGCAATCTGTTTCCACTCGATAGGGATGCGAGCACTCTGAGTCTCTTTGCTGACAGCTTGAAAACGACCGCGGCAAAGTTTATCTCAGGCGATACGGAAAGTTTTACTTCTTTCGGTTTCGGTTCCGATAAGACTCGACTTGCTAACATCTATCAGAATATGGATTCATTGCGTGTGGTTACATCATGTTATGATCTGAATATGGTGGCAGGAGACATTAATGTTTTCGATGTACTGCCTGACACGTCCGATTGTAAGGATAATACAGCCTACCTGGTGGCGAGCTTTGCTGATACCACGGAGCGAGTTATATCTTATGTTGATACATTCTTTCAGGTTCTTCTGCCGACGCCAGAGAGCTTTTTTGGTGATACAGCTACTGTAGGTATTCCTGGTGCGGTTGAGCAAGCGGGAGATACCATATTCTACAGCGAACTGGACTCTAACAACATTTTTCATCTGACAGATATAGGTTCCCATTTTGTCAATAATCGAACCCATTTTTTCGGTAGCGGCGGTGAGGCGGTTTTCTTCACTATGAAGGATACGCTGGAAATAGAGGCTATGGTCTCCTTCACACTTGAGAGCACAGGACTTCTTGAAGAGGCAGAGGATGAGATTGTGATTACATATCCCAACGGGGGGGAAACTTTTTCTATAGGTGATACTGTCACCATCAAATGGCGTTCACTGGGCAGTGTCAAGAATTCGTCAGTGGAAGTTTTCTCAGCTACGGATACATCCGCGGGCGGTCCGTCTGAATGGACATCAATTTCCGGCGGTTCGATCACGAATGTGGACTCGCTAGATTGGATTCCCAGCGTGGCTTCTGATGTCATCATATTCAGGGTCTGCAACGAAGGTGAAACTGTTTGTGATGAGAGTGCGTCGTATTCGACGGTTGAGGCCAGCAGACTGGCTAATCAAAGTTCCGTGGCCAAGCGCAGTAAGAACGGCATCCAGAGTGGTAAGATCCGATGACGGTTTTGTTGGTCAAAAAAATAGAGAAGTATTCCGTCGCGCTGGCTATCGTGGGTATGTTTTCTGGCGTTCTTGAAGCCCAAGTGAAGACCGATCCGAGGAGCGTGTCTATGGGAGGCGCTACCACAACTGTGGCGGATGGAATTTATGCCGTTGGCATCAATCCGGCGAACCTCTCCATGCAGATAGGCAAACCATTTATGTGGCAGTTGAGTACGCTGAATATAGGTTTTGTGAACAACTGGCTCTCTTTAGAGAACTTCATGGCGTTGAGCGGAGTAAACATGGAAGCTCAGAATCAGAGGGCTAAGAAAGTGATTTATGATGAAATTGGCGATGGTCTCCGCTTATTCCGAGATCTCCATCTTGGCATACCCCTTGTCAACTATGCCTCAGGGAATATGGCAATTACGAACGATATCGTCTATGTGTCTGATTTCACATTCCCCAAGGATATGTTCAGACTCTTTCTAGACGGCAATCCGCCTTATGAAGCGCTGGACATGTCTATGAAATATGAAACGCTCGCTCTACTGGAATCGGCATTCAGTTTTGCAGTTCCATTCGAGAAATTTTCGCTAGGCTTTACCGCAAAGTACTTAAGCGGCCTTATCTATCTCGGTCTCGTTTCGGATTCGACATACTATAATGTTACGACCGAGCCTTCAGGATTCATCTTTGATGGCCAGTTTTATCTGAGACAAGGACGCGACGGAAGCGGCATCGGTGCCGATATCGGCTTTCTAACGAACGATGTCAACGGCTGGCGTTTTGGTATGTCGATCATTAATCTCCTGGGCAAGATCAAATGGACGAGCAGTGGCAGTGTGGATGAGGAGTCATGGTCGGTTGCTCCCTGGAATGAGATCAAGCCTGGCACAGCCAAAATCTGGACATTCAGTGATACTGTTTCGGCGAATACAATTCAGGACAGCCTGTTCCCATCGCCGGGAACTGAATCGAGCGGTATTGCCGGTG includes the following:
- the metK gene encoding methionine adenosyltransferase yields the protein MKSRLFTSESVTEGHPDKMCDQISDAILDDIIGQDPDARVACETLTTTGLVLVAGEISTNCYSDIPKVIRKTLEDIGYTNPEYGLDYQDCSVLTSIHEQSENIAVGVDESDEHEQGAGDQGLMFGYACNETDVLMPLPIHLAHRVARRLADVRKDGTLPWVRPDGKSQVSVRYEDSRPVGVEKIVVAIQHDPDVSNDVIHSAIREKVIKPVCGDWYQDDTDCFINSTGIFEKGGPEADTGVTGRKIIVDTYGGYGRHGGGAFSGKDPSKVDRSASYMARYIAKNIVAAELAERCEIQLAYTIGRAEPVSVYVDSFGTGKLSDDKLEKIVNDNFPLTPKEIISYLDLKQPIYKATAAYGHFGREEKSFTWEKTDKAEELRQYMNGGN
- a CDS encoding DUF5723 family protein, with translation MVKKIEKYSVALAIVGMFSGVLEAQVKTDPRSVSMGGATTTVADGIYAVGINPANLSMQIGKPFMWQLSTLNIGFVNNWLSLENFMALSGVNMEAQNQRAKKVIYDEIGDGLRLFRDLHLGIPLVNYASGNMAITNDIVYVSDFTFPKDMFRLFLDGNPPYEALDMSMKYETLALLESAFSFAVPFEKFSLGFTAKYLSGLIYLGLVSDSTYYNVTTEPSGFIFDGQFYLRQGRDGSGIGADIGFLTNDVNGWRFGMSIINLLGKIKWTSSGSVDEESWSVAPWNEIKPGTAKIWTFSDTVSANTIQDSLFPSPGTESSGIAGVMGRLLEGKVSYVPDTTVFTLRYPAMFRLGFSKKFDEDLLIASDLVAGFDDRLNIRNQWIWSIGLQFSRFKSIPLRVGYTWGGRSFNQTGFGIGLEKGPIMMDFAFAFRNGLWVNSMKGLTFSMAFAMTSFKGRKEKTEPKAEEGPLPEPEGEPETGVNKVQFRSYAKTSGPS
- the ahcY gene encoding adenosylhomocysteinase encodes the protein MTDHHIKEIELAAEGKRLILWADRDMPVLTSIRERFNDEQPLKGIRLSACLHITAETANLARTLQAGGAEVVLCASNPLSTQDEVAASLVKDFGVSTYAINGENNDIYYDHIRAALDHKPHITLDDGADLVSMLHSDYQDEVSNVKCSMEETTTGVIRLRAMEKSGALKIPVVAVNDADSKHLFDNRYGTGQSTVEGIVRATGVLLAGKTFVVGGYGMCGRGLASRARGMGAHVIVTEVDPLRGLEAAMDGYTVMRMLQAAAIGDIFCTVTGNTTVLDVSHFEKMKDGTVVANSGHFNVEIDIDALEMLASEVKKDVKEFVDEYVMADGRRIYLLGEGRLINLVAAEGHPASVMDMSFSVQALMAEYTVRNDLPVSVHAVPREIDELVAGLKLKAMGIKIDALSNEQKEYLDSWESGT